The nucleotide window GAACCCCAAGATGCACAACTCTGAGATCAGCAAGCGCTTGGGCGCCGACTGGAAACTGCTGACCGACGCCGAGAAGCGACCATTCATCGACGAAGCCAAGCGACTGCGCGCGGTGCACATGAAGGAGTACCCGGACTACAAGTACCGGCCGCGCCGCAAGACCAAGACGCTGCTCAAGAAGGACAAGTACTCCCTGCCGGGTGGCCTGCTGCCCCCCGGTGCCGCGGCCGCAgcagctgccgccgccgccgcggccgccgccagCAGCCCGGTGGGCGTGGGCCAGCGCCTGGACACGTACACACACGTGAACGGCTGGGCCAACGGCGCGTACTCGCTGGTGCAGGAGCAGCTGGGCTACGCGCAGCCCCCGAGCATGAgcagcccgccgccgccgcccgcgctgCAGCAGATGCACCGCTACGACATGGCCGGCTTGCAGTACAGCCCCATGATGCCGCCTGGCGCCCAGAGCTACATGAACGCCGCGGCCGCGGCAGCTGCCGCCTCGGGCTACGGGGGCATGGCGCCctcagccgccgccgccgcggccgccgcctaCGGGCAGCAGCCCGCcaccgccgctgccgccgccgcagccgccgccgccatgAGCCTGGGCCCCATGGGCACGGTGGTGAAGTCGGAGCCCAGCTCGCCGCCGCCAGCGATCACATCGCACTCGCAGCGCGCGTGCCTCGGCGACCTGCGCGACATGATCAGCATGTACCTGCCACCCGGCGGGGACGCAGCTGACGCCGCCTCCCCGCTGCCCGGCGGCCGCCTGCACGGGGTGCACCAGCACTACCAGGGCGCCGGGACTGCAGTCAACGGAACGGTGCCGCTGACCCACATCTGAGCGCCAGCCTGCGCTCGCCGACcctcgcccccaccccaccccgcaccCCCAAGTTGGGACGCCTTGTTGTTTAGCTTTGCTTGCCTGGGACTGTTGCCTTGTACTGATGATGGGGAGGACAAAGTTTTGCTGTAGCTGTCGGGTTTtgtacaaaagcaaaaagaagtcaGGAGCAGCGGAAATGGGACTTCTAGAGAGCTCGCCTGCCCCTCGCCgctgcccctcccttcccctttgtAGGCTGGGAATCGCTGTGATATTTGCAAAGAAAaagcagccccctcctcctcctgagtTCCTGGGTTCTTCTGTTGCATTTGAAAAT belongs to Eulemur rufifrons isolate Redbay chromosome 30, OSU_ERuf_1, whole genome shotgun sequence and includes:
- the SOX3 gene encoding transcription factor SOX-3 translates to MRSAPDNSSGASSLRVPGDLALSTSASLPFPPDPLAHRPPSSPPTESPGLFTVAAPAPGAPSPPATLAHLLPAPGMYSLLETELKNPVGTPTPAAGTGGPSAPGGAGKSSANTAGGANAGGGSSGGASGGGGGSDQDRVKRPMNAFMVWSRGQRRKMALENPKMHNSEISKRLGADWKLLTDAEKRPFIDEAKRLRAVHMKEYPDYKYRPRRKTKTLLKKDKYSLPGGLLPPGAAAAAAAAAAAAAASSPVGVGQRLDTYTHVNGWANGAYSLVQEQLGYAQPPSMSSPPPPPALQQMHRYDMAGLQYSPMMPPGAQSYMNAAAAAAAASGYGGMAPSAAAAAAAAYGQQPATAAAAAAAAAAMSLGPMGTVVKSEPSSPPPAITSHSQRACLGDLRDMISMYLPPGGDAADAASPLPGGRLHGVHQHYQGAGTAVNGTVPLTHI